DNA sequence from the Sulfurimonas sediminis genome:
TTTAGAAGGAATGGCACAGGCCGGCGGCATATTGTCATTTTTAAGTATGGGAGACCTTACAGAGGAAGAGATAGCAAACAAAGTAGTCTATTTCATGAGCATCGACAAAGCAAAATTCAGAATGCCTGTAAAACCGGGAGACAAACTCGAATACAGAATTTCTGTCATAAAACAAAAAGGTACTATCTGGATGCTTAAAGGTGAAGCCTATGTTGATGACAAATTGGCAAGCGAAGCAGAACTTAAAGCTATGATAGTTGACAAGTAAAGGATTTATTTTTGTCTCAAATATCTCAACTTGCCGTTATTGAAGACGGCGCGACAATCGGAGAAAATGTTACAATCGGACCATTTTGCTTTATCTCAAGTGAAGCAACGATTGGCAATGGAACAAGCATAGATGCAAACAGCTGTATTTACGGAAAAACGACTATCGGCAAAAACAACAAAATTTTTTCACATGCAGTCATCGGTTCAATTCCGCAAGACCTGAAATTCAACGGTGAAGATGTTGAACTTATCATCGGCGACAACAATACTATCCGTGAATTTACCCTTTTTAACCCGGGTACCAAAGGCGGTGGCGGAAAAACCATCATAGGAAACGATAACCTTTTTATGGGATATGTTCACCTTGGACATGATGTTATCATCGGCAATCACTGCATTTTGGCAAATGCTGCGACACTTGCAGGACATGTGGAACTTGGCAACTATGTTGTCATTGGCGGTATGACACCAATTCATCAGTTTGTACATGTAGGCGATTATGCCATGGTGGGAGGCGCTTCGGCTTTGGCACAGGATATTCCTCCCTTTTGTATGGCTGAGGGAAACCGTGCTTCTCTAAGAGGACTTAATTTAACAGGTCTGAGAAGACATTTGTCAAGAGATGACATCAATGCCCTTAAATCAGCCTACAGAGAACTTTTTGAATCAGGCAGACCACTCAAAGATACAGCAAGCGAACTGCTGGAAAACTCAGACAATCATTATGTAACAGATTTATGTAACTTTGTCATTACAACAAAACGCGGAATTCCGTTTGAAAGGAAAAAAGTATGATACACAGACATTGCAGCTTTTGTGATGCAAGCGAAAGCGAAAAAAACCCTCTAATAGCAGGCAACGGTGTTTACATTTGTAAAAACTGTGTTGTTTCAGCTTACAAAATAATGTTTGGTGATGAAAAAGAACTTGCAAAAGAGAACAACAGCGAACTTGTTGATGCAGTACACAAACTTATGACACCAAAAGAGCTTGATGCTTTTTTGGGTGAGTATATTATAGGACAGGAAAGAGCAAGAAAACTCCTGAGCGTTGCTGTTTATAATCACTACAAGCGTATATTTAAAATGCACAAATCAGATGAAGATGATACGGAAATTTCAAAGTCAAACATTCTGCTTATCGGTCCTACAGGAAGCGGTAAAACACTGATGGCACAGACCATTGCACGGGTATTGAATGTCCCTATCGCCATTGCGGATGCGACAAGTCTGACAGAAGCCGGATATGTCGGAGAAGATGTTGAAAACATTTTGACAAAACTCATTCAGGCAGCCGACGGTGATGTCGAGCGTGCACAAAAAGGCATCATCTTTCTTGATGAAGTTGACAAAGTTTCACGTATGAGCGAAAACCGCTCCATTACCCGTGATGTTTCAGGAGAAGGTGTCCAACAGGCACTTTTAAAAATCATCGAAGGTTCTTCTGTCAATATCCCGCCAAAGGGCGGAAGAAAACATCCTAATCAGG
Encoded proteins:
- the lpxA gene encoding acyl-ACP--UDP-N-acetylglucosamine O-acyltransferase, whose product is MSQISQLAVIEDGATIGENVTIGPFCFISSEATIGNGTSIDANSCIYGKTTIGKNNKIFSHAVIGSIPQDLKFNGEDVELIIGDNNTIREFTLFNPGTKGGGGKTIIGNDNLFMGYVHLGHDVIIGNHCILANAATLAGHVELGNYVVIGGMTPIHQFVHVGDYAMVGGASALAQDIPPFCMAEGNRASLRGLNLTGLRRHLSRDDINALKSAYRELFESGRPLKDTASELLENSDNHYVTDLCNFVITTKRGIPFERKKV
- the clpX gene encoding ATP-dependent Clp protease ATP-binding subunit ClpX; translation: MIHRHCSFCDASESEKNPLIAGNGVYICKNCVVSAYKIMFGDEKELAKENNSELVDAVHKLMTPKELDAFLGEYIIGQERARKLLSVAVYNHYKRIFKMHKSDEDDTEISKSNILLIGPTGSGKTLMAQTIARVLNVPIAIADATSLTEAGYVGEDVENILTKLIQAADGDVERAQKGIIFLDEVDKVSRMSENRSITRDVSGEGVQQALLKIIEGSSVNIPPKGGRKHPNQEFTAIDTTNILFICGGAFDGLEDILKRKQGENVLGFGQEKKTKEEKKPTFDMVEPDDLVHYGLIPELVGRLPIIASLNEITEDDMVRILTEPKNSLVRQYKKLFAIDDVELNFEEDALRAIAKKAIKRKTGARGLRAILEESMIDIMYELPEYSGYEVMITKEVIENGEQPLYIKKTTQKTA
- the fabZ gene encoding 3-hydroxyacyl-ACP dehydratase FabZ — encoded protein: MLMDVTEIQKILPHRYPFLLVDRVTQLEKGQSVTAYKNVSISEPVFQGHFPGHPIYPGVMILEGMAQAGGILSFLSMGDLTEEEIANKVVYFMSIDKAKFRMPVKPGDKLEYRISVIKQKGTIWMLKGEAYVDDKLASEAELKAMIVDK